AAGCCGAGTTCTCTCGGTGATGTAGTTCATGCAATGCCATTTCTATCTGCCTTAAGGAAGAGATTTCCAGATGCCTATATATCATGGGTGGTAAATAAAGGACTTGAGCCTTTATTCGATGGTGTATCAGAACTCAACGATCTCATAATATTTGATAGATATGAATGGAGGGATACTATCTTTCATTTTATCAGAGACCTGAGAAAGAGGCGCTTTGATGTAGTTATTGACCTCCAGTGTCTTTTAAGAAGCGGTATTTTTTCTTTTCTTTCAGGTGCGTCTGTAAGGATTGGTTTAGGGGATGGTAGAGAAGGTAGCAGGTTTTTTTATACACATATCGTGGATATTCCTGATACACCGATGCATTCTGTTGAAAGATATATGCTATGCGCTGAATATTTAGATGCTGGGACAGATAAAAGGGACTTTCTCCTGAGGGTGACGGAAGAAGAAAAAGCAGTGGGAAGAAAGTTATTTGGAATTAAAGAAAAGGAATTTGTAATTGTCAATCCTGGTGGAAGGTGGACTACTAAGAGATGGCTTCCATCGGGTTTTGCTAGCATAATTGATTACCTCGAA
This DNA window, taken from Nitrospirota bacterium, encodes the following:
- the waaF gene encoding lipopolysaccharide heptosyltransferase II, with translation MNGEQYNNILIVKPSSLGDVVHAMPFLSALRKRFPDAYISWVVNKGLEPLFDGVSELNDLIIFDRYEWRDTIFHFIRDLRKRRFDVVIDLQCLLRSGIFSFLSGASVRIGLGDGREGSRFFYTHIVDIPDTPMHSVERYMLCAEYLDAGTDKRDFLLRVTEEEKAVGRKLFGIKEKEFVIVNPGGRWTTKRWLPSGFASIIDYLERVYGIRSVIIGTEEEMSIADEIVSASKIAIPIMATGKTSLRELIALISESSFIIANDTGPMHIASALGIPVIVIFGPTNPLKTGPYGDKHTVIKADVECAPCFKKHCEDMRCMKYIASEEVIRKIDTQIQT